The following DNA comes from Streptomyces sp. Ag109_O5-10.
TGCTGGGCGAGCTGGTCGTACTTCTCCGGGCCCGCCTGGGAGAGGTACACGTTCTCGAACCAGTCCGTCAGCGTCCAGCCGTCGGCGCCGCCGACCGAGAACGGGGTGACGCCCGAGTCGTACACCGCCTGCGCCGTCGTCAGCAGGTCCTGCCAGGTCTTGGGTTCCTTGGCGCCCGCGTTCTCGAAGACCTTCGCGTTGTACCAGATCAGCGACTTGTTGGCGGCCTTGTAGTAGACGCCGTACTGCTTCCCGCCGACCTTGCCTATGTCCTGCCAGCCCTGCGAGTAGTTCTTCTGCACCTCCGTGACCGTGTCGGCGCTCAGCGGCTTCGCCCAGCCCTTCTGCACGGCCTGCTTGATCGCGCCCGGCTGCGGCAGCAACGCGATGTCCGGCGGCTGGCCGCCCGCGATCTTCGATCCCAGGAAGTTGATGATCGGGTCCTGGGCGGGCACGAAGGTGACCTTCGCACCGGTGCGCTTCTCGAACTCCGCGAGCACCTGCTTGAAGTTCTTCTGCTCCTGCCCGGTCCAGACGGCGGCCACTTCGAGGGTGGTGCCGTCGAGCTTCGGGAGGCTGAGGGTGCTGGACCGGGTGGCGCCGGTGCTGGTGTCGCCGCCGGACTTCTTGTCGTTGCTTCCGCATGCGGCCAGCGCGAGGGATCCCGCGAGCAGGGCGGCGAGTGTGGCGAGGGCCCTGTGTGTCCGGACGGTGCTGCTGTTACCGCGCATCACTTCCCCGTTCGTCGTTCTTCGTTGAACGTCAGAACTCTGTCCCGTGCGCTCCGGTGTACGCGGGGGCCGCGCACGCGGCAAGTGGGCCGACAGGTCAGCGCGGGAGATCGTGATCGCGTTGTGATCAGTGACCCGGGATTGTGCTCCCGATCACAGAAGGGAAGGGACCTCCGCCGCGGAGACCTCCTTCGCCGCTCGCTCCACCGCGCTCGCCAGCAGGGCCAGGTCGGTCGGGCCGTTGCCGAGTTCGCGGACGGGGCGGCGGGTCGGGGGGTCGCCCATGCGCTGCCAGTCGAGGGGGACCACCGTGGGGCGCTGGGTCGCCGTGCGGGGGATGCGGCCCGTGACGCGGCCCGTCTGGAACGCCGTGGTGCGGCCGTCCGGGGTGGTCAGGCGGCCACGGCCCGGCGCCGGCTCGTCGGGGCCGTCGGACGGGGTGTC
Coding sequences within:
- a CDS encoding ABC transporter substrate-binding protein — protein: MRGNSSTVRTHRALATLAALLAGSLALAACGSNDKKSGGDTSTGATRSSTLSLPKLDGTTLEVAAVWTGQEQKNFKQVLAEFEKRTGAKVTFVPAQDPIINFLGSKIAGGQPPDIALLPQPGAIKQAVQKGWAKPLSADTVTEVQKNYSQGWQDIGKVGGKQYGVYYKAANKSLIWYNAKVFENAGAKEPKTWQDLLTTAQAVYDSGVTPFSVGGADGWTLTDWFENVYLSQAGPEKYDQLAQHKIKWTDPSVKQALTTLAQVWGKKGYVAGNASGALQTEFPASVTQTFTGGDQPKAAMVYEGDFVQVNIGETKAKVGTDAKVFPFPSVGSTAPVVSGGDAAVIFKDSKGAQALAKFLASPDAATIQAKLGGYLSPNKSVPNSAYPNEVQRTIAKSLIASGDDFRFDMSDQAPQAFGGTPGKGEWKDLQDFLQNPTDVAGTQAKLEKDAAAAYGSGS